The nucleotide sequence ATGGTGTTGCCAACGCGGGGAACGCGGAAGAAGGACTTCTTGGCCTCTTCTACGCCCTTTGCGATAGCAGCGGGAACTTCCTTGGCCTTGCCGTAGCCAACGCCGACCATGCCGTTGCCGTCACCGACGACGACGAGTGCGGTGAAGCTGAAGCGACGACCACCCTTGACGACCTTGGCAACGCGGTTGATGGTGACAACGCGCTCTACGAACTGGCTCTTCTCGGCTTCACGACCGCCGTCGCGGCCACCACGGCCACCACGGTCGCCGCGGCCCTGGCCACGGTCGCCACGCTCGCCGCGACGTCCGCCGCGGCGGTCATCGGTAGCGGGTGCGGTCTCAGTTGCTTCAGCAGCTACAGCTTCAGTCACCTGAATGTCCTTTTCGTTATTTTCAACGGTCACAGTGCCAGCCCACCTTCGCGAGCACCGTCAGCGACGGCGGCGATGCGGCCGTGGTACTTGTTACCGCCACGGTCGAAGACAACAGCTTCGACGCCTGCAGCCTTTGCACGCTTGGCAACGAGCTCGCCGACGCGCTTGGCCTTGGCAGTCTTGTCTCCGTCAAGTGCACGAAGGTCAGCTTCCAGAGTGGAAGCGTAAGCCACGGTTACACCCTTGCTGTCATCGACAACCTGGACGAACATGTGGCGTGCCGAACGGTTGACGACCAGACGAGGACGTGCAGCCGTACCGGTGATGCGCTTGCGGATACGAAGCTGGCGACGGTTGCGTGCAGCCGACTTGCTCTTGTTCGTACGCTTCTTGTTAATTGCGATGGCCATGGTTTACTTACCAGCCTTTCCGACCTTGCGGCGGATGACTTCGCCGGCGTAACGGACACCCTTGCCCTTGTAGGGGTCGGGCTTGCGCAGCTTGCGAATGTTGGCAGCAACCTCGCCGACCTGCTGCTTGTTGATACCCGCAACAGAGAGCTTGGTCGGACCCTCTACTACGAAGGTGATGCCTTCGGGTGCAGAGACGTTAACCGGGTGGCTGTAGCCCAGAGCGAACTCCAGGTCAGAACCCTTTGCCTGAACGCGGTAACCGGTACCAACGATTTCAAGCTTCTTCTCGTAGCCCTCGGTAACGCCCTGGATCATGTTGGCGATCAGGGTGCGGGTCAGGCCGTGCAGCGAACGCGAGTTGCGCTCGTCGTTCGGGCGGGTGACCGTGAGAGTGTTCTCTTCCAGGGAGACCTCGATCGGGCTGGCCACAGTGTGGCTCAGCTCGCCTTTGGAACCCTTGACGCTGATGACGGAGCCATCGAGCTTGACCTCAACTCCGGCAGGAACGGTGATGGGGAGACGTCCAATACGTGACATTATTCTCTTCCTTTCCCGTTACCAGACGTACGCGAGGACTTCGCCGCCCACGCCCTTCTTGCCGGCCTGCTTGTCAGTCAGGAGGCCGGAAGAGGTGGACAGGATTGCGATACCCAGGCCACCCAGCACGTGAGGCAGGTTGGTGGACTTCGCGTAAACGCGGAGACCCGGCTTGGAGATGCGGCGGACGCCAGCGATGGAACGCTCGCGGTTCGGACCGAACTTCAGGTCGATGGTCAGCTTCTTGCCAACCTCGGCGTCCTCTTCCTTCCAGCCGGCAATGTAGCCTTCAGCCTTCAGGATGTCGGCAACGCGTGCCTTCAGTTTGCTATACGGCATGGACACGGTGTCGTGGTATGCCGAGTTTGCATTGCGCAGACGCGTGAGCATGTCTGCGACAGGATCTGTCATAGTCATTTGGGCTATAGCCCTTCCTCGTACCGGTTTCCGCTGCGCTTGCCCTTACGAGCCTGCGCGGTCGGACCTGTCACGTAGTTAGTTTTCGGTCTTGAACGGGAAACCAAGCGCCTTGAGCAGCGCGCGGCCTTCGTCGTCGGTCTTGGCGGTGGTGACAACCGTGATGTCCATGCCGCGTACGCGGTCGATGGAGTCCTGGTCGATTTCGTGGAACATAACCTGCTCGGTCAGACCGAAGGTGTAGTTGCCGTTACCGTCGAACTGCTTGCCGTTGAGGCCGCGGAAGTCACGGATACGCGGCAGAGCCAGCGAAACCAGACGATCCACGAATTCCCACATGCGGTCTCCACGCAGAGTTGCGTGTGCACCGATCGGCATGCCTTCGCGCAGCTTGAACTGTGCGATCGACTTGCGGGCCTTGGTTACCTGCGGCTTCTGGCCGGTGATGAGGGTGAGGTCGCGGACAGCGCCGTCGATCAGCTTGGAGTCCTTGGCGGCATCTCCAACACCCATGTTCACAACAACCTTCACCAGGCGGGGAACCTGGTTCACGTTCGCGTAGTTGAATTCGTCCTGCAGCGACTTCTTGATGGTCTCTGCGTACTTCGTCTTCAGACGCGGAACGATCTTGTTTGCGACAGTGGTCTCAGACAGTGTTTCACTCATCAGATGTCCTTCCCGGTGGCCTTGGACACGCGGATACGGACGGTCTTGGTAGCGCCATCCTTCTCAACGGTGTCGAGACGGAAACCAACACGGGTCGGCTTCTTGGTCGACGGGTCAACCAGAGCAACGTTGGAAACGTGGATCGGGGCCTCAACGACCTCGATGCCACCGGTCTTGGTGCCGCGCTGCGACTGACCGACCTTGGTGTGCTTGGTGACGCGGTTGATTCCCTCTACCAGCACGCGGTTGGTGGCCGGGAATACGCGCAGGACCTTGCCCTGCTTGCCGCGGTCGCCGCCGCGTTCCTGCTTGGCGCCGGTGATGACCTGAACGAGGTCACCCTTCTTGATCTTAGCCATGGACTAAAGCACCTCCGGGGCCAGCGAAACGATCTTCATGAACTTCTTGTCGCGAAGTTCACGACCAACCGGGCCGAAGATACGGGTACCGCGGGGGTCACCGTCGTTCTTCAGGATCACAGCTGCGTTTTCGTCAAACTTGATGTAGGAACCATCCGCACGGCGGCGTTCCTTCTTGGTACGAACGATGACAGCCTTGACGACGTCACCCTTCTTTACGTTGCCGCCAGGGATAGCGTCCTTGACGGTGGCGACGATGACGTCGCCGATGCCTGCGTAGCGACGACCGGATCCACCGAGAACGCGAATGGTAAGGATTTCCTTAGCACCCGTGTTGTCGGCGACCTTGAGTCGCGACTCCTGCTGAATCAATTTCTACTCCTTGCGTCGCGCCGGTTCTCAGACCGAAATCATGCATACGGAATGAGCCTTGCGGAACGGTTGATCGGGGTGTCTCTTGACCTGCCTGGATTTTGCCAGAACAGGCCTAAACGCCCGTGCCACAAGCATCAGCTTCCCTTGCAGAAAACTCTGCGCGGGGCAGTATGCAGCGGCACGATTGTTTACGAGGTAGTGGACGACGCACAAGTGGCGCCATACAAACTCAATATCCTAGCACGTTCAGGGCCAGTAACCGAACCGGCCGGGAAAGCGGAAAGGCCCGCATTCCATAGGGAATGCGGACCTTTCCAGTGAATCTCTGCCAGGCGTGCCCGGCGTCGGATTTACTTGGCCTTTTCGAGGATCTCCACCAGACGCCACCGCTTGGTAGCGGACAGCGGGCGGGTCTCAGAGATGAGAACGAGGTCGCCGATGCCGGCGGTGTTCTCTTCGTCGTGAGCCTTGATCTTCGAGGTGCGGCGAATAACCTTGCCGTACAGAGCGTGCTTTACGCGGTCTTCAACCTGAACAACGATGGTCTTTTCCATCTTGTCAGAGACAACGTAGCCGCGACGCGTCTTACGGTAACCGCGCTGTTCAGCGCTGGCTGCTGCTTCCGTCACAGTTTCCTTCTCGCTCACTTGGCGTCCTCTCCAGCTTCAACCTCGGCCTTTTCAGCCTTGGCAGCCTTCTTGGACTTCTTTTCTTCCTTGGCTTCCACAACCGGTGCGGCAACCTCGGCACGAATGCCCAGCTCGCGCTCACGGAGAACGGTGTAGATGCGTGCGATGTCCTTCTTTACCGCGCGCAGGCGACCGTGGTTCTCCAGCTGTCCGGTGGCGGACTGGAAACGCAGGTTGAACAGCTCTTCCTTGGACTTGCGGAGTTCTTCAACGAGACGCTCGTTGTCGAAACCGTCCAGCTGTGCGGGTGCGAGATCCTTCGACCCTACTGCCATTTCTATTCACCACCTTCGCGACGCACAATGCGTGCCTTCAACGGCAGCTTGTGGATTGCCAGGCGCAGGGCCTCGCGAGCTACCTCTTCATTGACACCGGAGAGTTCGAAGAGAACCCGGCCCGGCTTGACGTTTGCGACCCACCATTCCGGAGAACCCTTACCGGAACCCATACGGGTTTCAGCAGGCTTCTTCGTCAGCGGACGGTCCGGGTAGATGTTGATCCAGACCTTGCCGCCACGCTTGATGTGGCGGGTCATCGCGATACGAGCGGACTCGATCTGACGGTTGGTTACGTATGCCGGGCTCAGGGCCTGGATACCGTACTCACCGAAGCTGACCTTGGTGCCGCCCGTAGCAGCGCCGGAACGACCCGGGTGGTGCTGCTTACGGTGCTTGACTCGACGTGGGATAAGCATTTAAGCCTGTCCTCCTTCTGCTGCGGGGGCAGCAGCTTCAGCGGCCGGTGCTTCAACGGCAGCAGGTGCTGCCTCAGCTGCCGGACGGTCGTTACGACGACGGCGGTCGCCACCCGGGCGGCCCGGGCGGTCTCCTGCACGGCCACGGGACGGAGCAGCAGCTGCCTGCTGAGCCAGTTCCTTGGCGGTTACGTCACCCTTGTAGATCCAAACCTTCACACCGATGCGGCCGAAGGTGGTCTTGGCTTCGTAGAAGCCGTAGTCGATGTTCGCGCGGAGGGTGTGCAGGGGCACACGGCCTTCGCGGTAGAACTCCGAGCGGGACATTTCTGCGCCACCCAGACGACCCGAGCAAGCAACACGGATGCCCTTGGCACCCGCACGCTGTGCGGACTGCATTGCCTTCTTCATCGCACGGCGGAAAGCCACGCGGGAAGTCAGCTGCTCAGCGATGCCCTGGGCAACAAGCTGTGCTTCCATCTCGGGGTTCTTGACCTCGAGGATGTTCAGCTGGACCTGCTTGCCGGTGAGCTTTTCGAGCTCGCCGCGGATGCGGTCTGCTTCGGCGCCGCGGCGACCGATGACGATGCCCGGGCGTGCCGTGTGGATATCCACGCGGACACGGTCACGGGTGCGCTCGATCTCGACCTTGGCGATGCCGGCGCGCTCCATGCCGGTGGACATGAGCTGACGGATCTTGATGTCCTCGCGGACGAAGTCCTTGTAGCGCTGTCCGGGCTTGGTGCTGTCAGCGAACCAGTGCGAAACGTGGTCGGTGGTGATGCCGAGTCGGAACCCGTGCGGGTTTACTTTCTGTCCCACTTAGCGAGCCTCCTCTTTCTCGGGGGTTGCCACGACCAACGTGATGTGGCTGGTCCGCTTCCTGATGCGGTAGGCGCGGCCTTGGGCACGCGGCTGGAACCGCTTCATGGTCGGGCCTTCATCAACGAATGCTTCGCTGATGAACAGGTCGCTGTCGTCGAATGCAACGCCGTCACGGTCCGCGAGGACACGTGCGTTGGCCATTGCCGACTGAAGTACCTTGAATACCGGCTCCGAAGCTGCCTGGGGGGCAAACTTCAGAATTGCCAGAGCCTCATTCGCTTGCTTACCACGAACAAGGTTGACGACGCGCCGGGCCTTCATAGGCGTTACGCGGATGTGACGCGCAATAGCCTTGGCTTCCATTGCTTTCCTTCTCTCGTCTAAGACGTAAAGTCAGGCGCCTTAGCGGCGCTTGCCCTTACGGTCGTCCTTAACATGGCCGCGGAATGTCCGCGTGGGAGCGAATTCGCCGAGCTTGTGCCCGACCATCGACTCTGTGACAAACACCGGGATGTGCTTGCGTCCGTCGTGTACGGCGATCGTGTGCCCGAGCATGTCGGGGATGATCATCGAACGACGGGACCAGGTCTTGATGACGTTCTTGGTGCCCTTATCGTTTTCCCGTGCGACCTTCACAAAGAGGTGCTGGTCAACGAAAGGACCTTTTTTCAGGCTGCGTGGCATGTGTCCAGGCTCCTATCGCTTGTTCTTGCCAGTACGGCGGCGACGAACAATAAGCTTGTCGCTCTCTTTGTTCGGACGGCGGGTACGGCCCTCAGGCTTGCCGTTCGGGTTAACCGGGTGACGTCCACCGGAAGTCTTACCTTCACCACCACCGTGCGGGTGGTCAACCGGGTTCATGGCTACACCACGGACGGTCGGGCGAACGCCCTTCCAGCGCATGCGGCCGGCCTTGCCCCAGTTGATGTTCGACTGCTCGGCGTTGCCGACCTCGCCGACGGTTGCGCGGCAGCGCACGTCAACGTTGCGGATTTCACCGGAGGGCAGACGCAGCTGGGCGAAACGGCCTTCCTTGGCAACGAGCTGTACCGAAGCACCTGCGGAACGTGCCATCTTGGCGCCGCCACCCGGACGCAGTTCAACTGCGTGGATTACGGTACCAACCGGGATGTTGCGCAGCGGCAGGTTGTTGCCCGGCTTGATGTCAGCGTCGGGGCCAGCCTCGACGAAGTCACCCTGGGACAGCTTGTTGGGGGCGATGATGTAACGCTTGGTGCCATCAACGTAGTGCAGGAGTGCGATGCGAGCCGTGCGGTTCGGGTCGTACTCGATTTCGGCAACGCGGGCGTTGATGCCGTCCTTGTCGTGACGACGGAAGTCGATCAGACGGTACTGGCGCTTGTGCCCACCACCCTTGTGACGGGTGGTGATCTTACCGGAGTTGTTACGGCCGCCGGTCTTGTGCAGCGGACGCAGCAACGACTTTTCCGGAGTCGATCGCGTGATTTCAGCAAAGTCGGCTACGCTCGAGCCGCGACGGCCCGGGGTAGTCGGCTTGTATTTACGGATTCCCATAATTTATTTCCTCGTTAAAGTGGTCTCCGCTACGCGAGCGGACCGCCGAAGATGTCGATTGTGCCTTCTTTGAGGGTGACAATCGCACGCTTGGTGCTCTTGCGCTGTCCCCAGCCGAATTTGGTGCGCTTGCGCTTACCGGCACGGTTGATGGTGTTGATCGAGTCAACTTTGACCGAGAAGATCTTCTCTACGGCCAGCTTGATCTCGGTCTTGTTCGAGCGAGGGTCCACCAGGAAGGTGTACTTGCCTTCGTCGATCAGACCGTAGCTCTTTTCCGAAACGACGGGTGCAAGCACGACGTCGCGCGGATCCTTGATGGTGGTTACGCTCACTTGGAGGCCTCCTCGTTCTTTGCCTTGTCAGCGACGAACGCCTCGAAAGCAGCCTTTGTGAAGACCACGTCGTCGGAGATGAGCACGTCGTAGGTGTTCAGCTGGTCTGCGTACAGAACGTGAACATCCTGGAGGTTGCGCACGGAAAGTGCAGCAACATCGTTGGCGCGCTCGATAACGACGAGCAGGTTCTTGCGCTCAGTGACAGAGCGCAGCGAAGCCAGTGCGTCCTTGGCGGACGGCTTGGTGCCGGCTACCAGTTCAGCGATGACGTGGATGCGTCCGTTGCGGGCGCGGTCAGACAGGGCGCCGCGGAGTGCAGCAGCCTTCATCTTCTTGGGGGTGCGCTGGCTGTAGTCACGAGGTGTCGGACCGTGGACAACGCCACCGCCGGTCATGTGAGGAGCACGGATGGAACCCTGACGGGCGCGGCCGGTGCCCTTCTGCTTGAACGGCTTGCGACCTGCACCGGAAACCTCGGCGCGGGTCTTCGTCTTGTGAGTACCCTGGCGAGCAGCAGCGAGCTGTGCGACGACGACCTGGTGCAGCAGCGGCACGTTGGTCTGGACGTCGAAGATCTCTGCAGGCAGGTCTACCTTGACAGTGCTAGTCATTGAACTAGGCTCCCTTCACGGCGGTGCGTACGAGTACGACCTGGCCGCGGGCACCGGGGACGGCACCCTTGATAAGGAGCAGCGACTTCTCAACGTCAACAGCGTGAACCGTGAGGTTCAGCGTGGTGTGACGCTCGGCGCCCATGCGGCCGGCCATTTTCAGGCCCTTGAAGACGCGGCTCGGGGTGGATGCGCCACCGATGGAGCCAGGCTTACGGTGGTTCTTGTGGGCACCGTGGGAAGCGCCAACGCCGTGGAAGCCGTGACGCTTCATAACACCGGCGAAGCCCTTACCCTTGGAGGTGCCGACGACGTCGATCTTCTGGCCGGCTTCGAAGATCTCAACAGAGAGCTCCTGGCCCAGCTCGTAGGATGCGGCGTCTGCGGTACGCAGTTCGACGACGTGGCGGCGAGGGGTAACGCCAGCCTTTTCAAAGTGACCAGCCAGCGGCTTGGTGACCTTGCGGGGGTCGATCTGGCCGTAGCCGATCTGGACGGCGACATAGCCATCGACATCTGCGTTTCGCAGCTGCGTGATGACGTTGGAGTCAGCCTGGACGACAGTTACCGGGATGAGCTTGTTGTTCTCGTCCCAGACCTGGGTCATGCCGAGCTTCGTGCCCAGCAGGCCCTTTACGTTACGGGTTGCGGTCATAGTCTCTCAGCACCTCCCTAGAGCTTGATTTCGATGTTCACGTCTGCAGGCAGGTCGAGACGCATAAGCGAGTCAACGGCCTTCGGCGTGGGGTCGATGATGTCGATCAGACGCTTGTGAGTACGCATTTCGAAGTGCTCACGGCTGTCCTTGTACTTGTGAGGAGAGCGAATAACGCAGTAAACGTTCTTCTCCGTGGGCAGCGGCACCGGGCCGACTACCGTTGCGCCTGCGCGCGTGACCGTCTCAACGATCTTCCGCGCTGAAACATCAATGACCTCGTGGTCATATGACTTCAGCCGGATGCGGATTTTTTGTCCCGCCATGTCGCCTGACTCTCTTTCAGCTAGTGCTGCTCTAGTTAGGGCTGCTCTGTTTACTTACCTGTTGATGTGGCCGCCGAGGCGTTTGAGGTTTTACCACCACACGCCGCACAAGCTGAATCCGGATATTCCCGGGTTCCTCAACCTGCCGGCGCACCGACCCCCGCGGTCGGGCGTGTCGCGATTTCCACGCAGACTCGACCGCATTCCATGGGGTTCAGGGTTATGTTTGGGCTTCAACCTGGACCCTGACACCCGGCATTATCCGGATCGGGACACGAAGAAGCGCTTGAACAACTCATCCAGTATGGCGGAAATCCGGAGCAAAGGCCAATCGGCCCGCATTGGGCATTGCCCGGCCCCCGCCAACTGGGGATGATGGTGGCATGTCCGTCCAGGATTCAGGCTCAGTGGAAGATCTCGCTGCACGCCTGCGGCCAGGTTTCACGTTGGGGGTAGCGGCGGCCGCCTTCCAGATTGAGGGTTCCCTCACGGCTGATGGACGCGGCCCGTCCGGATGGGACGCTTTCGCGGAAAAGCCAGGAGCAATCGTCGACGGCGGCTCCCCCACCGTGGCGTGCGACCATTACAACCGCGCGGATGAAGACATAGCCCTGATGCAGGAGCTGGGCGTCGATTCCTACCGTTTGTCATTGTCATGGCCGAGGATCCAACCCGACGGTCGGGGCGCGGTCAACCAGCGCGGCCTGGACTTCTACGACCGCTTGTTGGACAAGCTCCTGGCCGCCGGCATTTCACCCATGGTCACCCTGTACCACTGGGATACCCCGTTGGCCCTTGAGCATGAGGGCGGCTGGATGAACAGGGACACTGCCCAGAGGCTCGCCGAGTATGCCGCTGTGGCCGCGCGCCGGTTCGGCGACCGGGTGGACCACTGGGTCACAGTGAACGAGCCCGTTTCCGTTACCCTGCAGGGTTACGCATTGGGTGCGCACGCCCCGGGCCGCCAGCTCCTGTTCGACAGCCTGCCTGCAGCCCATCATCAGCTGCTGGGCCATGGCCTGGCAGTCAAAGCACTCAGGGCAGAGGGGGCTAAGGGCAAGATCGGCCTGTCCAATATGCACTCCCCCGTGCGGCCGGCCAGCAACCGGCTCTCGGACCGTCTGATGGCTGAGGCCCTGGACCTGATACTGAACCGCATTTACGCCGACGCGGTCCTTCTTGGCCAATACCCCAAGCCTTCGCTTCCCCTGTGGCCTTGGTTCCGCTCACTGGGTCCCGTGCTCGACGGTGACCTCGAGACAATTAACCAGCCCTTGGATTTCTACGGCTTGAACTACTACTACCCCATCAAGGTGGCTTCCGGGCGGGGGCCTGCCGAGATCCCTACCGGGCAGGCAGAAGAGATGGCCAACATCCCTTTCCACCTTGCCGCCTACCAAGAGTACGAGACCACCGGCTTCGGCTGGCCCGAGGCCCCGGAACAACTCGCCACGGTTCTCAAGGAGATGAAGCAGCGGTACGGGGAGGCCCTGCCACCAATTTTCATCACGGAGGGCGGCGCGAGTTTTCCGGAGCCCGCCCATGTCGACGGTCCTGTCCCGGACACCAACCGCATCGCGTATCTGGCTGAGCATCTGGGCCACGCCGTCACCGCGACGGGTCCCGGCGGCGCTGCGGAAGGCGTGGATCTGCGCGGTTATTACGTGTGGACGCTCCTGGACAACTTCGAGTGGGCAGCGGGCTACTCGCAGAGGTTCGGCCTGGTCCACGTGGACTTTGAAACCCTGGAACGGACCCCGAAGGAATCGTTCTACTGGCTCAGGGCGCTGGCTCGCGCGCGCAGCCGCAACGAGTAGCGCAGCCGGGTTAAATCGCGAACGGTTAAATCGCTATCGGGTTTGACCGCGGGCGCTGGTCAGGCAGCCGGCGTCACCGCCCGAAGCTACTGGTTCTTGTTGGCGCGCCGGATGCGCTTGGCACGCTCGATCTCTTGCCGGAAGTTCTTGCGCCCCCACAGCACCCCACCGCCGATGGCCGCTATCACTGCCAGGAAAATCAGGAATTCCACACCGTGCTCCTCTTCGTAGAATCCAACCCTATCGGACGCCACCATAGCCCCGCGAGGACGCCGTGTCATCCGAACCATCGTCGGCGGCCGGGCCTTGGGGACCAGCGGGCGGCTTACGGTTCAAGCGCCACACCGCAAGCACAATGAGGCCCACGGCTACCAGGGCCAGCATTGCGAAGGCATAGGTGCGAAGCGCCCACATGATGCTCAGCACCACGCCGATGGCCCCCCAAGCCACCAGCAGGCGCTCGGCTACGACAAGTCCCACGGCGAGCAGCACCACGTGTGCCACAAGTACATAGAGTTGCTGCCCGGAGCTTCCACCGAAGATGGTGCCCGCGGATGTCAGGGACAGGATCCCGGCTCCGATGCACAGGCGCAGCAGGCCTTCCCCGCGCTGTCCCCTGATGTAGCGCAGTCCTGCCAAAACAGCAGCTGCCACGACGTACCACTGGGCAGTCCAGAACCAGTCGGGGCTGGCACCACCAACGAACAGCAAAGCCCGCTGCAGGGCAGCCACGGCTATCACCCCGGCAACTTCTCCGGCCAGCCATTTCCCTCGGGGAACTTCAGCCACCACCACTGCGCCCGCAGCCAACACCACCACGAACGCTACCAAGGCTGTCTCGTCGTGGATCATACCCGCCACCGCCGCGGTCGCCAGGCCGGCGACCGCGGTGCCGGCCAGGGATCTCTGGCGCCATAGCTGACGGCGAATCGAAGGCGGGCCAAAGACCTTCGCCGCGTACAAGCCGGCTGCCGTACCTCCGGCGCCCAGGAGCCAGACGGCGTAGTGGGACCACACGTCCGACGGCAGGTTGCGGAGCAAGCCCTCGACGGCGGGTACCGCACCGAACAGGGCCGCTGGTGCGGCCGCAGCGTAGAGACGAGGCAGGCGTTCCACGTGGGAAGCAGCGAACAGGACGCCGGCCAGTGTCAGCACCGACAACCCGGTCAGGGCGTAGTCAATGCGCAAGGTCAGCACGCCGCCGACGAGAACGAAGGCCAGCGACGACGCCAACCAGAACCAGCGCTCCGCCGCGATCAGGGTCGTCGAACCAGGCTTTTGGATCCGCGGCGGGAAGGCAATCCGGAAGACAACCAGGCAAGCAGCGAGTCCGAACAAGGCCACGGGCACCTGCGACCCATTCAAGAGCTTCTGGGCCAGCCACGTATAAGAAGGGAATCGAAGCGCCGGCCCCGAAACCAGTACCAGGACCCCGACAGCGGCGGCACCCAGGTATTGGGCTCCACGGAGCCCAAGGAACCGCCAGGCGATAGCCACCGCTGCCGGGACGATGACCAAGCAGGCCATAACCACCCACCGGCCACCGCCGTCGTAATTCCCGGACGCCAAGTAGGCCAAAGGAAGCAACAGTTGCGCACCCAAGGCGGCCCACGTCGTCGGTTGTTGGAAGGCAACATCAACGTGGCGGTGACGCAGATACCAGGTCACAAGGTGCTGGAGCAGCAGAAGCAGGGCCAGCACGATGGTCACAGCAGCCGACGAGTCCGTAGCGTCCGCCACCACTACGGTGATGAGGGACGCCCCGAGAATCCGAAGCCCCAGCAGATAGGCGCCACGTATGCGGGAATCCCGGGCCAGGCCCATCATGACGGCGCTGCAGCCGGCAAAGACGCCCAGGAGGATCTCGACGTCGCGGACGTGCCCGAGCCGAAGCGGCAAAAGCAGTGCCAACGCTGCCGGAGCAAAAATCCAGGCGCCAGCGCGACCACGCAGGGCCACGGTGCACGCCGCCGCAGCGAAAGCGGTGGCGACGGCTGCCACCCCTGCTTGCCAACTGTCCCTGGGCAACCACCCTCCCGCTGCCACAGCAAACGACAATGCGGTGGTGGCTCCCGCCATGACCGCGACAGTCACCGCTGCGTCCACCACGGAAGCCCGCGGGAACCTTTGCTGGAACCGGCCTGTCAGGGGGAATGCCAACTGCAATGCTGCAGCAACTGCTACGACAAGCGGAACGCCAGGGGTCTCCCCCGCGATCTGCACGTTCCACCCACCACGCAGCGCGTCCACATAGGCAGAGGCCATCAGCAAGGTTCCGGCAGCGCGTGCAAGCCACCAGTACCCTTGGCGAGGGTTTGCCGACCGGACCCGCAGCGCGGTAACGCCGAAGTATGCGGTTGTTACCAGGAGCACCAAGTTCGCCAATGTGAGTGATACAGCAGCGGCGGCTACGGCACCGGCAACGATGGCAGTGACGGGGGCCAGCACCTCCCCGACGGTTGGCGTCCACGTCTCCCGGCCGGTTCCGACGCCCTTTCCCGAGGGCAAAAGCAGCATTCCGGAGGCCAGCCCCGCGGCCAGGACCAAAAGAACCGCCACCGAAACACTCGGACGCCCCGCGGCGTGGTCAACGAAGGGCAGCAGCAGGAGCGTGGCCATCGCGACGCCCCCGAACACAGCTGCAGTCGCCTGCGGTGCCACAAGCCGGACACCGCGCCGCCACATTATTGCACTGCCAAGTTCCTGAACGGCCGCCGCAGCAATAAGCGCCAGCAGGGTGTAGGCAGCCCTTTCCTGGCTGTGCTCAAAGATGGCTGCCACAGTGCTGGGGACGGCCGCAGTCAGTGCTATCCGGCCAGCCAGGACCAAGTGCTGACGGTTGGCTGCTGGTCGAAGCAAAGCGGTCAGAAGCCAGTAGGAACCAGCCGCTGCCAAGAGCACGGCAACCGGCAGTGCCCCCAA is from Paenarthrobacter nicotinovorans and encodes:
- the rpsE gene encoding 30S ribosomal protein S5, with translation MTEAVAAEATETAPATDDRRGGRRGERGDRGQGRGDRGGRGGRDGGREAEKSQFVERVVTINRVAKVVKGGRRFSFTALVVVGDGNGMVGVGYGKAKEVPAAIAKGVEEAKKSFFRVPRVGNTIPHRVQGEAAAGVVLLRPASAGTGVIAGGPVRAVLECVGIHDILSKSLGSSNAINIVHATVAALKQLEEPASVAARRGLPLDEVAPAALVRALQNQKAGV
- the rplR gene encoding 50S ribosomal protein L18, encoding MAIAINKKRTNKSKSAARNRRQLRIRKRITGTAARPRLVVNRSARHMFVQVVDDSKGVTVAYASTLEADLRALDGDKTAKAKRVGELVAKRAKAAGVEAVVFDRGGNKYHGRIAAVADGAREGGLAL
- the rplF gene encoding 50S ribosomal protein L6, whose translation is MSRIGRLPITVPAGVEVKLDGSVISVKGSKGELSHTVASPIEVSLEENTLTVTRPNDERNSRSLHGLTRTLIANMIQGVTEGYEKKLEIVGTGYRVQAKGSDLEFALGYSHPVNVSAPEGITFVVEGPTKLSVAGINKQQVGEVAANIRKLRKPDPYKGKGVRYAGEVIRRKVGKAGK
- the rpsH gene encoding 30S ribosomal protein S8, translating into MTMTDPVADMLTRLRNANSAYHDTVSMPYSKLKARVADILKAEGYIAGWKEEDAEVGKKLTIDLKFGPNRERSIAGVRRISKPGLRVYAKSTNLPHVLGGLGIAILSTSSGLLTDKQAGKKGVGGEVLAYVW
- the rplE gene encoding 50S ribosomal protein L5 encodes the protein MSETLSETTVANKIVPRLKTKYAETIKKSLQDEFNYANVNQVPRLVKVVVNMGVGDAAKDSKLIDGAVRDLTLITGQKPQVTKARKSIAQFKLREGMPIGAHATLRGDRMWEFVDRLVSLALPRIRDFRGLNGKQFDGNGNYTFGLTEQVMFHEIDQDSIDRVRGMDITVVTTAKTDDEGRALLKALGFPFKTEN
- the rplX gene encoding 50S ribosomal protein L24, with the translated sequence MAKIKKGDLVQVITGAKQERGGDRGKQGKVLRVFPATNRVLVEGINRVTKHTKVGQSQRGTKTGGIEVVEAPIHVSNVALVDPSTKKPTRVGFRLDTVEKDGATKTVRIRVSKATGKDI
- the rplN gene encoding 50S ribosomal protein L14, coding for MIQQESRLKVADNTGAKEILTIRVLGGSGRRYAGIGDVIVATVKDAIPGGNVKKGDVVKAVIVRTKKERRRADGSYIKFDENAAVILKNDGDPRGTRIFGPVGRELRDKKFMKIVSLAPEVL
- the rpsQ gene encoding 30S ribosomal protein S17, producing MSEKETVTEAAASAEQRGYRKTRRGYVVSDKMEKTIVVQVEDRVKHALYGKVIRRTSKIKAHDEENTAGIGDLVLISETRPLSATKRWRLVEILEKAK
- the rpmC gene encoding 50S ribosomal protein L29; its protein translation is MAVGSKDLAPAQLDGFDNERLVEELRKSKEELFNLRFQSATGQLENHGRLRAVKKDIARIYTVLRERELGIRAEVAAPVVEAKEEKKSKKAAKAEKAEVEAGEDAK
- the rplP gene encoding 50S ribosomal protein L16, producing the protein MLIPRRVKHRKQHHPGRSGAATGGTKVSFGEYGIQALSPAYVTNRQIESARIAMTRHIKRGGKVWINIYPDRPLTKKPAETRMGSGKGSPEWWVANVKPGRVLFELSGVNEEVAREALRLAIHKLPLKARIVRREGGE
- the rpsC gene encoding 30S ribosomal protein S3, with protein sequence MGQKVNPHGFRLGITTDHVSHWFADSTKPGQRYKDFVREDIKIRQLMSTGMERAGIAKVEIERTRDRVRVDIHTARPGIVIGRRGAEADRIRGELEKLTGKQVQLNILEVKNPEMEAQLVAQGIAEQLTSRVAFRRAMKKAMQSAQRAGAKGIRVACSGRLGGAEMSRSEFYREGRVPLHTLRANIDYGFYEAKTTFGRIGVKVWIYKGDVTAKELAQQAAAAPSRGRAGDRPGRPGGDRRRRNDRPAAEAAPAAVEAPAAEAAAPAAEGGQA
- the rplV gene encoding 50S ribosomal protein L22, yielding MEAKAIARHIRVTPMKARRVVNLVRGKQANEALAILKFAPQAASEPVFKVLQSAMANARVLADRDGVAFDDSDLFISEAFVDEGPTMKRFQPRAQGRAYRIRKRTSHITLVVATPEKEEAR